The genomic DNA GCGCTGACGACATGCACTTGTCCGCAGCCGTCCTTGTCTCCCCAGAGGGTGACGACGCCGAGGGGCACATCCGCCTGCCGAGTGGCTGTGGCcgtggcggcggcggagggATGGGCGTACCAGCCCTGGGTGACCCACCAGGCCATGGTGGCGGTGAGGGCGAGGGTggaggggatggggaggCCCTCAAAGTACTTTGACTTGCCGGTGGGGTCTGCGGGGATGAGGGCGACGGTGGCGTTGAAGCGGGCGAGGCGGGCGAGGCCgcaggagaggaagaggaggagggcgagggtgtCGAGCGGGGTGCGGAGGCCGAGGGTGAATGCGAGGACGGCGGGGGCGATCCCAAAGGAGACGAGGTCGGCGAGGGAGTCCATCTCCTGGCCGAGCATGGAGCCGCCGCCCATGGAGCGTGCGACCTTGCCGTCGAGGGCGTCGAAGCCGAAGCCGAGGacggggaggaggtgggcaAAGTAGAGGGTGCGGAgggcggcgggggcgggggggcCGGGCAGGTTggcggcgaggaggaggtagcGGGCGGAGGAGAGGACGGAGAGGGAGCCGCACACGCCGTTCATGATCGTGATCAGGTCGGCGAGGCGGAAGTTGCTGCGGGGGGTTAgtgggggggggggggaggggggagcACTCACCGGACGAGGGAAAAGTGGCCGTGGTCGTCGTTGTACTGGTGGAGCGCGGCTTTCTTTGCCGCCATCTCGGCCGATCTGCGCTGCTGCGGGGGCAtcggggggggggggagtggggggggagggggagagtACTTGGAGACTAGACTAGGGGGAGTGCTTGATACTTGGACACTAGACACAGACACTGCAATAGACAAGAGCAATTGACAGACTCCCCCTTACGTAACAGTCGCGTCCATGGCCCATTTCCGCGCAAACAAACATCCTGGCACCGCAACAGCATGTTCGCCTACCTCGACGAGCACACGCCCCACCTGCGCCGCCTCCACGCCCAGCTCGCCCTCCCCGCCGCAGCCCTCGACCACGACCTCCACAGGATCGAGGCAGCCGTCAAGGCCGTCATCACAGGCATCGTCCGCGAACGCGAGGCCCAGGTCGACCAGCTCAACGATGACATTGCAGCCGCCACGCGCGATCTCGCCACCCTTGCACGGGCCGTAGGCGATCGGCGCGAGAGGGACAGGGAGGCGGACGACTCGGAGACGCTGCCGCGCCAGCTCGAACGGCTGAACGAGCAGGCAGGGGAGTTGAAACAGGTGTGTGTCGTTTCCTGGCGATAGCGGAAAGGCTGATAACACGGGCAAAGGTATACGACGAAAGATTAGCGCATATcaggcagcagcaggcCACGCTTGATAGACTGTCCACCCTCCTCGGCCCGCCGTGGCAGCCCTCGAAACCGCTCGAGGCTATCGCGTCCACTTCTCGCTCCGCGAATGCGCTTTCCGGTCCCTCGCACGCATCAAGTGGAATGGGCATGGGACACGccgatggaaagaggacTTCAGGCTCGACGCAGACGATCGCCCAGGCCATCGCCCTCGGCCACGCTCACACCGCCCAGGGGCAAACACCGCATGATACAGAGAGAGGGCAGTGGTACGACGTGAGGGAGAgtgtggtggaagagattgatCAAGCTGTCACATTGGCCTTGGCAGAACGCGTGCGTTacattcttctcttccctgtTATCGCTAACATACATGCAGGACGCCCGCCGCCGCACGCTGTGCCAATCGCTCTTCACCCTCACATGGCTCCATTCCGAACTCGCTCTCCCCCCGATCCCGACCTCCTCCCCACACAATTTCCCGCCCCACCTCTTACCGCCCTacgcagaagaagaacagccGGGCATGTACGCTTCCTACGAACGTCTTCTCCATACGATCATCACCCTCAACCCGCTCCCGCCCATGGACGATGACAACGAAGAATGGCCGATGGTCGAGGATCTGGAAGGGCTGGACGACACGGAGCCGGAAATACCGCTGATAGAGTGGGTGGACGAGACGATGGAGCTTTGGACAAgtgaaaaggaggaacatGAAGCGAGGATACAAGAGTTGTATAACATGGTGGAACCCTTATGGACGAAATTGGGCGTAGAGCAGGAGACGATGGATTGTTTCGTAGAGATGAATAGGGGCAGTGGTGAAGCCACCATCAGGGCTGTAAGTCTCTGCATACACACAATGTGACAGTTGCATACAGTGACAGTGGCTGACACATGTATAGTACGAAGCAGAATACGAACGTCTTCTCGAACTCCGCCGCGCTTCCCTCTCGTCCTTTATCCTCTCCGCCCGCTCCACCATCGTCGCCCTCCAAACATCCCTCCTCATGTCCCCCCGCTCCCAATCGACTTTTTTCCCCGAGATGCACGATGACGAATATACCGAAGATCTCTTACACCTCCACGAAAAGCAAGTCGAGCGgctagaagaagaagtggagagcaagaagaacatCTTGCCCAAAGTGAGGGAATGGTTCAAATTggtcgaggatgaagaagagttggagCGGAATGAAAGGGATCCGAACCGGTTTTCGCGAAGAGGCGGGGCCATGCtgagggaagagaaatTGAGAAAGCGGGTGAATGTGCTGAAACCCAAGATTGAGATGGATCTTCTTTCGCTGCTGCCCacgtgggaagaagagaacgGGAGACCGTTCATGGTCTCGGGGCGGAGGGTGGTGGATCGGATACATGATgcgatggaggagaaggagttggtCAAGGAAGCGAAAAAGGTGTGCCCGCTTTTTATTCATGTGGACAGATTGCTAATCTGCGATCAGCGCGCTAAACAGGGACtcttgcctcttcatccGTCGGCTTCTGGCCCGGCCGGCAACGCGCGCACACTCGTGCCGTCCAGAACCATCCGCGCCACCCCGTCCCACGCGTCCTCTTCACGATCCACTCGTCAGGCGGCGGCGACGGGAGGCGGGATATCGAATCTGTATTCGAAATCATCAACCGCTCCGAGCTCTACAAGTGCAGCGGGCACGGGTACGAGGTTGGGTAAGAGGCCGATAGGTGCTTTGGCGTCAGCTTCGGGTGCGGGTGCGGGTGCGGGACCGGGGCCGACGCCGACAGTGGGGAATAAACGAGCAAAAGTCGGGGCTGGTGTCGGGTTGGGTACCTCCAGGAACGCGGGGGCAGGGGTGGgagcaggaagaggggtgggagcaggaagaggggtGGGGAGAAGTGTGTCTTCTCGCAGTGGAGCAGCCGGCGGAGGCGGGAGCCCGACACCACGACATCGAGATGTTTATCCCCATAACCAACAGCGTTCAGTCTCACATCCATCCGCCATCCCATCGCATTCGACTTACCCCCCGTCCCATACCAATCTACCGGGTgtaccaccaccgccaacGGGGGTGAAATCGCTAGCGCTAGCACCCCCGCCGAAACGGGCAATCAACCCCCTCGCTCTCGGTGCCGGGGGCCAGCTTCATGCGGCGGAAGGAGAGGTGAGAAGAGCGCCGAGAAGGAGTTTTAAGCCCCGTTCGAGTGTCGTTCATGGTACCCATGGATTAGGTGGCGTGGGCAGTAATGGGAATGCAAGTGCAAGTGCAAGTGCAAGTGGCGAAGGGATAGGGATAGATGGTttgggaggatggagagaaggattggaaggggatgatggtgggttggaaggggatgatgatgtgtTTTGAGAGTGTGGCAGTCTGTTTTATTCTGTACTTTTGTTTTGGGTATCCTTTGTTTTtagatatatatatatatttaCGTTTGGTTGTGATTCGTCGATTTTTCCATCTTAAACCTTTATATATTTTATTATATTATTTCGGGTTAGTACTTTTAcctttttcatcttttgAACTGTAATCATGTAGCGCCTTGATCCTTCCCTTGATATTGAACCTACAGGTGCATAGTATAAAACACTACTTGTACAAAAGAAACCGGTTGAAACTTCTAATTGTAATTGTCTAATTGTCTATTTGAAAGACAGACCGGGGAACAACATGGATCAAAACAGCCCTTGTTCGAAAACGATAAAACCAAAATCAGAACCCAAAAACGGAGAACGTATTCGCTCTCGTTTACTCATCCTCACGATCGCTCCCGTATTCGTATTCGCCCTCACGCTCAATCACCACCCCCTCGTTCCCCTGTTTATTCTTCAGATACTCTTGCCATCCCAGCATCCCAAATCCCACGCAAACCATGCCCGCTCCCGCTACACTCCACACCgtcatcccttccatccctccctccccgCCGGAACCCAAACCGAGCCCGAAAAACTCGCCCAGCATCGCCAGAGGTATCGTCAACGATAGACCGACAGTGACCAAGGTCGGTGTCGTCTTGAGCATCGCCAGCACGTACAGGTAGTCTGAAGAGAGGGTGATGCAAAAGTTGACGAGGCAGATGAACCAGGCAGAAGAGGTAGGCGGGAGGGAGAATCGTTCGAGGCCTGTGtagtggaggagagggaagattgggatgaggaagatggtgttGAAGAGGCCTGCGAAACTGTGGGGGAAAGGCGGTTAGCGGGTGGGCGCAGTGACACATGGGAATGAGTGTAGAGGACTTACCCAAGCATCAACTGCATATCCGCCctctcctcatctaccACCCTTACTTTTAACAGGATGACGTACACCGCGTAAAAGGCTGCTGATGTTAACGCTAAAGCATCGCCGAATATCGGGTGGGAGGAtgcggaagagagggataAGAAGgcggaaggggaagggggaggagtAGAGGAGAGGGAGTCGGAGTGGGTTACGAGAAGCACGCCGAGGAAACTATAGGGGGAAGGGCATTTAGTGTTGTTGCTCTTAACACGGAATCGGGGGGGatagaagagaagaggggaaaCGGGGATCAAGGGAGGAGTGGCAACGTACCTAGCGATGACAGCGATCACCTTGGTTGATGTCAGGCTTTCCACACGACATATTCTTCCTAGTGCGAGGGTGAAGAAACCTATTTCCCATCGGATGAGCCTTTATACTCCCGTTCACACCCCGTAAGGGAATGtaagaggatgaggatggaacTCACCACTGGTACTGCTCAAAATCGTCACACTAGCCACACTCGTCCACGCCAAGCTCGCATTCACAGCCCAGTTGGCGATGAACCAGACGATACTCCACCATGCGGCGATCTTTGCTGTTTCGCGAACGGTGAGGGGcggaaggtggtggagtGTGACACCATCGATTCGTTCTGTGCGTTCCGGGTCTTTTCGGTGTGATGGGTGTGAGAGATGTTCTTCGTGAGGGGCGGAAGGGATTGGGAGGTATCCGCCCGATGGAGAAGCAGCATGCTCAGCATCACCCGATCGGACATGGCCCTGTCCCATAGCATGGTGTCGAGCGCCTTTACGCCATCTCCAAAGCGTAGGTAACAGGTAGATAGTGAATGATGCCGTGTTAAAGTACGTTATTCTACGTAAACACGCGTGTGTTAGTGTATCTTCCGCTGTGGTTTCCAACAGGGCGGCTTTTCTATAGCAAGGACAGACGTACAAAAAGGGTTTGTTCCACGCATCATCGCCTGTCTCCAAGCCGGCAGTGATAAAGTTTGACGCTGTCCACAACTATACAGACGCCGCTCAGCAGACAAATCACATgattggaggaaagaattATTGACGCACGACAACGACACCCAGGAGAAGAGCGACGCCGACAAAATACCTGTTGAGGTTGTATGCTGCCCAGATGCTTGATGTTGTGGGCATCTTGAGGAGAAGCTGGGCTGTCTCCATTTGGATTTCGTAGAGATTTGCTTTGACAGCTTGAGATTTACAACGCGAGTACTATTACGGGAGTTTGCAGGAGAGAGTGAAGCGTCGGTTAATACAGTAGTAAGTATGAATTTTGATTAGTAAATAAACATATAATTATTAAGGTTGAAGTGAATAATTCTAACACTCGAGTTTAGTAGCGGATCCAAAATTGTTATGGAGTGAGAGTATTGCGTAATAATTATAGGTGGTGACGTTGGAGAATAATGGAGCGTACGACTAAGCTGTGTTGCTGACGTGCATAATATGCGTGAAGCGTGTGTATGTATGCATGGGGGGTGGGATACGGATGTGCGCCGATGTACTAGCAAGACACCCACCGTGCATACACTGCAACACAGCATGAATACCGTAGGAATGACGATTACCGCCCTGCTGCGGGGATTGAGTTGCAGGGGAAAGTTAGTGGATTGGAGGACCCTATACCCCGGTCTGCACATACAAACAAGCATTTTGTAATTCCCTGTATATTTCCTCGCGCTCTGCTATATTTTAAACCGTGTACATCCGTACATCATACACTTCTACTTTCCTTGAAAGCCACTTGAACGCCACCTGGGTACTCTCATGGAATCAGAGAAGCCGCCGGCAACTTTACGCCGCAAGCTCTCGGGCCGGCTGTTGATTCTCTGTGAATACTCTTTTGCCCATGACTTCTTTATCGCTCACAAGTATTTATCTTAGTTTCCATCTTGGCCATATTCATATTCACAGCTGTATTATACACATCCGCTGATTATATATCTGCAAGTCGTATCTTTCAGTATTGGGCCTTACCTTGCTGACCTTGTGCTTTATCTTTTGTTGGACAATTTGGAAACCCATTCTTCGCTCGATCGTATCTCTCAAACCACAATAACGAAACGATTCCAGGTCACCACTCCAAACCTTTTTCCGCTATTCACCCACCACCCATCGCAGGGATTTTCATCTCCCGATCCGGAGATCAGCCAATCCAAACATCTAGGCGGATTACCAGGTTTCCAAGTATTACAAAATGTATGGGTTCATAACGGTACCATCTGTACGTCatattctttctttttttcagtATGATACATCGCTGACTCCCCACCCATTTACAGACTTATTCGCCCCCGACCGTTCCAAATTTCCCTCCAAAAGCCGAGCAGTAAGCGGCCAAACGGGCTGGGAGGTATTCACCCACCCTTCTCACGATTTGCTCCTCTCTGCGAGGGGGGCTTACATTCTTGAAGGGACCTCTAGTAAGTATCAAGTATCAAGTTTAAACCATCAGGCCGCAGGCGATTCATAATTCTGAGGTCGAGGTTACAATcctcccctctctcctcctgtCCCGTCCGGTCTTGCCTAGGTTTGTCTTGCATAGCCGCTAATCGAGGCTTGGGAAAACAGTATTCATCAACGAAGGAGCCAAAATCGATGAATGGCATTATCTCTCTTCCTACTATCATCTTGTATCCGAAACGCTCCTCGgctctctctcatctctcgCCTCTGTCCCTCTGCCCTCGTCTGGCCTCTCCCACTCTAACTCGGTGCCGATACGGACACAGATGCATattccaacaacaacggcGAGAGGCAAAGTCGTCCCCGCCCTCCCGGATAGAGTAGTAATACCATGGAAAGGCGCGGAAGggtggagagatgaagCAGGGTGGGGGGAAATGGTTTTGAGTGCTCTTTGGGGTGACAGAGGGGGTGAGAGAGCCAGAGGCgagggaggtggagatgagaaaCAGAGGATCGCGGGAGTGATTGAACCGGAAGACTGGGACATATTGAGCAATCTTGGAAACGAACATAAGGGATGGGTCTTCATGGAACGAGGTatgccctcttcatctccatcctccaccttccatcctcagTTGCCGTTTCTTGTGAAAATGACCACGGCTAATGTAATGGAAAGCAATAATAACGGACCGCTGGGCATCCCACCGGCACAATCAGCTTTCTCTCGCATTGAACAAGATGGCGGCCTCGGTGTTTGTGATGCCAAAACCGGTTTTTTGGTGGACAGAGGTTAGGCGGAGGTTTTTGGGGGGTCTTGGGTTTGGGTTAGAGatgggggagagagatgtaCCAGGTGGAATGctctcatttcctcctccttcctccttgtccttgtctaCCACGAAAGCAAATAAAAGAAGAATCAAAAGGACAACCCCGAAATTAATATACATGCTCGACCAATCGTCCACAGCGGAACGAAAATTGAGCGAACAATCAGCGTTGGAGCTGGAGGGCATGCTGGGGGAaatggaggggaagggCATGATAGACGTCGTTCATCTTTGGATCGGCAAATCCGATTACAAATCGCACAACGGAAGGCAGAATAAAGGGATTGAGGACAAGCAGCGGCAAATAAAAGAGGTGATTGATGCGGATGTAAGTCCATGTCGCCCTTATGTTCTTGATCCAACGAACAAATGGGCTAACTTGTGATGAACTGTCTCTTTTTTTAGATCGTACTATCCGTACATGGCGAGATGTTGACACATCAAGTATGGATGCCGGAAGGCGGAGTCGTCATCGAGGTACGTTCCGGTCCAGAACAAATTTGGAAAATGGGAgacaaagaaaaagaaaaggaagagaaagtaCTGACATGGAGAGGGTAAATCAGTTATTTCCGAATGAGAGCTTTTTACCCGAAAACCAGATTGTGGCGGACGTCTTGTTACACGAGTATATTCCCGTCGTACGTAgttcctttccatcttctgtccctcatttcttccttctcataTATATTAATTAACACGCTAACGTTAATTTGTTCCTCTCtatcctcaacctccatAAAACCCCGCGGACTCCTATGAAAATCCTCATGCACCCGAACACTTCGTCATTACCTCCACAACACACACGATTTTGTCTCTTTCCATCCGATAACATCTTCACTCTCTCTGCGGTATCGCGATCCTTTCCTACTTTATCTGAAAGCAGTGGTATGACAGGGCTCTTTcgagagaagaatgggaCGCTTTGCCTGCGCAATATGAACATGGCAAGCTTTACGATGGAACAGAGATCACTGTCAgtttccctcttctccttctttactttcccttttcttttatTCTGCCTCCCAGGAGACTATTGtcgaagaaaaaaaaaaatgtaACTGCTGATGGATAATGAACTGCTGTAGGTAGATAAAGTATACATGAGGTTATTACTGGAGGAAGTCGTAGGGCGGATGAGGTCAAAGTGAGAGAAGTGATAAAGTGTGATTGGTGTTGCcgaagggaaggggagtAATATAGACAGGAAACTTGAAATGACGAAACAACACATAACGCACATTATACAAGGAGATACAAATCTTCATTGTACCGAACGCATTACACAACCAGACGAAGCAAGAAGACAAGACAGAAGGGTGTGGGTTTATTTGTTGTATTATAATAAAATATCTCAGCGGGATCTTACGCCATCTATCTATGGTATCGCTCTTAGGTCCTTTTCATGCATATTCATCTTCGACCTTCCGATAGGTTCAAAATGGAGTATTTAAGAGTTCACCATCATTCTCGTCCGGGATAATAAATAACCGTATTCTTTACATTACCCCCTCCAAGTAGGAGCCGCATCCCGAGGCCTTAACTGTCAAGGTTGTCGAGGGTGGTGTCAGGGGGGCTATCTCTTCTAGCGATGGACTTCAACAAGTCGTGGATCGTTTGTACGAAATGGACTGATGACTTCTGAAAGAGGTAGCCAGACCAAGACGGCAACAGTATACCACTtatggagagaagaagaacaaatTAAAAGGTAGTGAGAGAAGATAACAATAATGAATCGACAGATATTGACAACTATGGAAATGGTAGGCAAATGGCTACTTATATAGCTTTGCACTTCAAGCTCTGCTGACTCATTTTTCCCACAAATCGTAAAAACAAAAGACTCACCACCACGTCACCTCTACTGTACAGTACCTCCTCCGTTCTCGACCCCCAGACAGGAATAACAGTACCGTCCCGTTCTGAGATCTCGTCACCAAGAGCTCAGTATGAGACTTCCTCCGGTCCTTATGATGGGTTGTTTAGAAGTTACCTTAGGTGACAAATGCAAGGTTTAAAAATCCAGATAACATCAAGAAAGAACGGATAGAGAGggagctgctgctgctgcagtGCGTGAAAAAGAACTGAAATGTGCTACACGTCATCACTTTCTTTGtttaccaccaccatcatgTTATCAATTGCGCGTCACTTCGTCGTCCTGCGTATGTCAGGTAATTCCCTCCAACTTCACCATCTCATTCTCTACTTCTTTATAACTCACTATACGACTGAAGGATGGGCATCAAGGGCCTTTTACAATGGATTAAGAAGACACAGTGAGTGTATGTATTCACATGAGCGGGGAGAAGTTTATAACTAACAGCCGCACAACCACACAGTCCGGAGGTGATCAAGGCCTTTTCCAAACGATGGGCAGATCCGAAATTCCACGGTAAACTGGTTGCTATGTAAATTATGATTTGTTCAATCCCTTATCTTTTCCCGGCTAAATACCCACGCCTAGAGATGCGACATTACTCACAAACCGGTTCCATTTTGCTTCTAGAGGAGGCCCTTTGGAGGGTTACGGTGAAGTAATAGGCTGGTACAAGTGCGTAACTATCATCTGTCGCTCCTTAAAAAGTCGATAAACAATTGTACTGATCCCCTTTTCGTCAAGTCTCGTATCAGAGATGAGAGCCTACGGTGTCATTCCAGTCGCCATATGGGACCAACGAGGCGTAAGAGAATGGAAATCCGCCGAGGTTCGTTTCGCCTCGTCTGTCTCATTTTACGTTTTTCCCCTCGGACAAGCCAAAGCTCATTCTCCCTTATATCAGGCCCGCCGCCGTCTCACCATCCGTGCCGCACACCTAGCTCGACGTAACCACGAATTCACCCGCTCCGCACGCGTACACCTCCTTCGCGAAGCCATTACCGATTTTTTTCACCTCCCGTCTGAAGAGCAAGATGCTGTGCGAGCTCATTGGCAAGCTACAAAATTTACTTTTGTGACTACAGGTCGGAAAGATGCTCTGGACGGGGACCAAATACTAGCAGGAGGAGCGTTGACGCCGCCTGAAAGTTCGAGGACGGAGAAAAtagagaggaaggcgatggAGGGGTTGCAAGGGGatcaagaggagaagatcaaggtTGTACAGGATGAAGATCGTGTGTTAACTGCGGAAGAAAATGAACAGATGAAACAGAAAACCACAGCTGAGAAAATTGCGTCAAGCCTCACTGAACGCGATACCATCTCCATCAACCGCATAACCTCTACTATCGATACATTCTCCTACCTCGTGCAGGCCTATCGCGACTCTTATCGcccacctcttccctcctccaaaaCCAAACCGTCTCCCAGCTTACCCGGTTTTGATCCCTCACAAGATCTTACCCCGctcgaagaagaacttAAACAATGGACGGCTGCCAACCGACAAGAACTCGGTCTGGACGAATGGAAAAAGGGGGTAGAAAAGTTGGATGAGAAACTGGAAGATCTTGTGCCACTCGAGAATTTTACAGAGACTAGAAGGCAACTCGATTTGACTCGCGAGGAAGGCGAGATCATAAACCTCGTTTTgtctccaccaccgccatGCGCCGATTACCCCACACCCCcgccttccccttcctttcaAACAGCATCAGAGCCCTCCCCTTCGTCGGACGCCCTCATCCGCCTCAGCAACCTCATCGCCACTCTCCCTTCCGTCCTGTCCATCTATCAACGCGCTCTCGAcatcccttctcctgccGATCACCTCAATTGccaacatctccttcacctccttcgtgtccccatcctc from Cryptococcus neoformans var. neoformans JEC21 chromosome 3 sequence includes the following:
- a CDS encoding CDP-diacylglycerol-serine O-phosphatidyltransferase, putative, producing the protein MPPQQRRSAEMAAKKAALHQYNDDHGHFSLVRNFRLADLITIMNGVCGSLSVLSSARYLLLAANLPGPPAPAALRTLYFAHLLPVLGFGFDALDGKVARSMGGGSMLGQEMDSLADLVSFGIAPAVLAFTLGLRTPLDTLALLLFLSCGLARLARFNATVALIPADPTGKSKYFEGLPIPSTLALTATMAWWVTQGWYAHPSAAATATATRQADVPLGVVTLWGDKDGCGQVHVVSALFALWGAMMVSKTLRIPKL
- a CDS encoding expressed protein, whose product is MESEKPPATLRRKLSGRLLILFSILAIFIFTAVLYTSADYISVTTPNLFPLFTHHPSQGFSSPDPEISQSKHLGGLPGFQVLQNVWVHNGTIYLFAPDRSKFPSKSRAVSGQTGWEVFTHPSHDLLLSARGAYILEGTSIFINEGAKIDEWHYLSSYYHLVSETLLGSLSSLASVPLPSSGLSHSNSVPIRTQMHIPTTTARGKVVPALPDRVVIPWKGAEGWRDEAGWGEMVLSALWGDRGGERARGEGGGDEKQRIAGVIEPEDWDILSNLGNEHKGWVFMERAIITDRWASHRHNQLSLALNKMAASVFVMPKPVFWWTEVRRRFLGGLGFGLEMGERDVPGGMLSFPPPSSLSLSTTKANKRRIKRTTPKLIYMLDQSSTAERKLSEQSALELEGMLGEMEGKGMIDVVHLWIGKSDYKSHNGRQNKGIEDKQRQIKEVIDADIVLSVHGEMLTHQVWMPEGGVVIELFPNESFLPENQIVADVLLHEYIPVWYDRALSREEWDALPAQYEHGKLYDGTEITVDKVYMRLLLEEVVGRMRSK
- a CDS encoding protein regulator of cytokinesis 1, putative, producing the protein MFAYLDEHTPHLRRLHAQLALPAAALDHDLHRIEAAVKAVITGIVREREAQVDQLNDDIAAATRDLATLARAVGDRRERDREADDSETLPRQLERLNEQAGELKQVYDERLAHIRQQQATLDRLSTLLGPPWQPSKPLEAIASTSRSANALSGPSHASSGMGMGHADGKRTSGSTQTIAQAIALGHAHTAQGQTPHDTERGQWYDVRESVVEEIDQAVTLALAERDARRRTLCQSLFTLTWLHSELALPPIPTSSPHNFPPHLLPPYAEEEQPGMYASYERLLHTIITLNPLPPMDDDNEEWPMVEDLEGLDDTEPEIPLIEWVDETMELWTSEKEEHEARIQELYNMVEPLWTKLGVEQETMDCFVEMNRGSGEATIRAYEAEYERLLELRRASLSSFILSARSTIVALQTSLLMSPRSQSTFFPEMHDDEYTEDLLHLHEKQVERLEEEVESKKNILPKVREWFKLVEDEEELERNERDPNRFSRRGGAMLREEKLRKRVNVLKPKIEMDLLSLLPTWEEENGRPFMVSGRRVVDRIHDAMEEKELVKEAKKRAKQGLLPLHPSASGPAGNARTLVPSRTIRATPSHASSSRSTRQAAATGGGISNLYSKSSTAPSSTSAAGTGTRLGKRPIGALASASGAGAGAGPGPTPTVGNKRAKVGAGVGLGTSRNAGAGVGAGRGVGAGRGVGRSVSSRSGAAGGGGSPTPRHRDVYPHNQQRSVSHPSAIPSHSTYPPSHTNLPGVPPPPTGVKSLALAPPPKRAINPLALGAGGQLHAAEGEVRRAPRRSFKPRSSVVHGTHGLGGVGSNGNASASASASGEGIGIDGLGGWREGLEGDDGGLEGDDDVF
- a CDS encoding 5' flap endonuclease, putative; the encoded protein is MGIKGLLQWIKKTHPEVIKAFSKRWADPKFHGKLVAIDATLLTNRFHFASRGGPLEGYGEVIGWYNLVSEMRAYGVIPVAIWDQRGVREWKSAEARRRLTIRAAHLARRNHEFTRSARVHLLREAITDFFHLPSEEQDAVRAHWQATKFTFVTTGRKDALDGDQILAGGALTPPESSRTEKIERKAMEGLQGDQEEKIKVVQDEDRVLTAEENEQMKQKTTAEKIASSLTERDTISINRITSTIDTFSYLVQAYRDSYRPPLPSSKTKPSPSLPGFDPSQDLTPLEEELKQWTAANRQELGLDEWKKGVEKLDEKLEDLVPLENFTETRRQLDLTREEGEIINLVLSPPPPCADYPTPPPSPSFQTASEPSPSSDALIRLSNLIATLPSVLSIYQRALDIPSPADHLNCQHLLHLLRVPILHAPIPFEAEGLASSLCLSGLADYVGTEDSDVLGYSAKLLRNVSSLRKPLEVVDGEEIRQVVELEKDEWVDWMVLLGTDASNNIPKIGPVNSLRFVKEYRSIENILGAKPKLVDRLNVLHPEGAPKGMEEWMKGVEAGRKLFKELPPTPTLAEWEELWTGVGTVEETDDKVVQLWLEEKFGVKLVELEDADLYKLEGNESGVGGESESESQNGNEDETDVVRL
- a CDS encoding vacuolar membrane protein, putative is translated as METAQLLLKMPTTSSIWAAYNLNRYFVGVALLLGVVVLWTASNFITAGLETGDDAWNKPFLITYFNTASFTIYLLPTLWRWRKGARHHAMGQGHVRSGDAEHAASPSGGYLPIPSAPHEEHLSHPSHRKDPERTERIDGVTLHHLPPLTVRETAKIAAWWSIVWFIANWAVNASLAWTSVASVTILSSTSGFFTLALGRICRVESLTSTKVIAVIASFLGVLLVTHSDSLSSTPPPSPSAFLSLSSASSHPIFGDALALTSAAFYAVYVILLKVRVVDEERADMQLMLGFAGLFNTIFLIPIFPLLHYTGLERFSLPPTSSAWFICLVNFCITLSSDYLYVLAMLKTTPTLVTVGLSLTIPLAMLGEFFGLGLGSGGEGGMEGMTVWSVAGAGMVCVGFGMLGWQEYLKNKQGNEGVVIEREGEYEYGSDREDE
- a CDS encoding expressed protein codes for the protein MESEKPPATLRRKLSGRLLILFSILAIFIFTAVLYTSADYISVTTPNLFPLFTHHPSQGFSSPDPEISQSKHLGGLPGFQVLQNVWVHNGTIYLFAPDRSKFPSKSRAVSGQTGWEVFTHPSHDLLLSARGAYILEGTSIFINEGAKIDEWHYLSSYYHLVSETLLGSLSSLASVPLPSSGLSHSNSVPIRTQMHIPTTTARGKVVPALPDRVVIPWKGAEGWRDEAGWGEMVLSALWGDRGGERARGEGGGDEKQRIAGVIEPEDWDILSNLGNEHKGWVFMERAIITDRWASHRHNQLSLALNKMAASVFVMPKPVFWWTEVRRRFLGGLGFGLEMGERDVPGGMLSFPPPSSLSLSTTKANKRRIKRTTPKLIYMLDQSSTAERKLSEQSALELEGMLGEMEGKGMIDVVHLWIGKSDYKSHNGRQNKGIEDKQRQIKEVIDADIVLSVHGEMLTHQVWMPEGGVVIELFPNESFLPENQIVADVLLHEYIPVWYDRALSREEWDALPAQYEHGKLYDGTEITVSFPLLLLYFPFSFILPPRRLLSKKKKNVTADG